In bacterium, the DNA window GGATTGTATAGAAAGGTAATCAATGCCTGACAGGAAGAAAATTGTATTTACCATTCCTAATATGGAAGGGGGGGGCGCGGAGAGGACGGTCTCTAACCTGTTGAAGTATTTAGACAGGTCTAAATACAGGTTTTTCCTTGTGCTATATGAAAAAAAGATTAAATACGATATTCCGGTGGATGTGAAGGTTTTTTCCCTTAATGTATCTCCTTCCGGAAATTTCTTTGTGAAAATATATAATTATGCGATTCGTATCATCAAACTTGCGGCGGTGTTCAGGGATATCAAGCCCGATACTATTATGAGTTTTCTGACGGATGTCAACATATCGGCGATACTGGCCCGCTTTCTTTCGTTTTCAAAAAGCAGGCTGATACTCTCCGAGAGAAACTCTGTTAAAGCCGTTTATAGCGCCGGATATCAGAGAACAAAGAGATTTCTGGTAAGGTTGCTGTACAGGTATGCGGATGGGATAGTAACTGTTTCCGAAGACATATCCGGGGAACTTATGGGCTACGGGATAGATAAAGGTAAAATAACAGTTATCCACAATATGGTTGATTGCAGGGATATCGCTGTTTTATCCAAAGAGGAAGTAACCGAAACAGATATATTTAATAGGAGCTTGCCGGTAATTGTTACGGCGGGTTCACTAACGAGGCAGAAGAACTATAGTTTGCTTCTGGATGCATTTAAGCTTGTTTTGGATAGCATAGACGCAAAACTTATTATTCTGGGCGAGGGGCCTCTTCTTGGCGAACTTAAGGAACAGGCAAAAACGCTTTGCGTTGAAGATGATGTTGTTTTTGCGGGGTTTCAAAAAAATCCTTTTAAGTATATTTCAAAGAGCGATGTTTTTGTGGTGACTTCACTGTGGGAAGGGTTCCCTAATGTCATACTCGAGGCTTTTGCGTGCGGGACTCCCGTAATATGTGTTGATTGCGGGAACATATGCAGAGGACTTATAAAAGACGAAATAAACGGTTTTATTGTTTCCGGGCATGATGATAAATTATTGGCGGCATCCATTATAAGGTTATTGGAAAACAGTGTTTTATTGAAGGAATTCGCAGGCGGCGCTGTCGTGGCGGCAGGCGAGTATGATATTAAAAAAGGAACATCCCGGTACGAGAAGGTGATTTTTGAAAAATGAACTGATGAAACAGTTTAATATCAGTGAAACGCTGGTAAGTAAAGTCTATTTTTACGGCGTTATTGCTTTGATATCCGTGTTGCTGGGTATTTTGATTGCGGTTGACTATCATATCTTCATTCTGCTGGTTTTAATCGGTTTGGCCGCAATTTTTCTGTTTTATTTCGACTCGGAATATTCCTATGTTATTTTTTTTATCGCGCTTATCTGGGTGCCGACATGGGTAAATTCGTATTCTTTATTCGGGGTAAGGTTCGGCATACTTACCGTGAATTATCCGCTGGTTTTTCTCTTTGTTTTTTTTATAAGGGATATTATTGATATTTATACCAAGAAAACCTCTCCGGAGATGAACTATATTGACGGGCTTATTATTATACTGTTTTTATGGACATTGTTTTCGCTTTCCAAATCCATATCACCCGAAGGAAAAAGAAGTTTTTATCTTTTTGGCTTCCCGCTGCTTTATTTTTTATTTGTAAAATATTGCCCCCTGGATAAGAAAGGGTTCATTTTGTGGATGAAAAACATAGTCTTCTTTTCCCTGCCTATGGCGCTTTACCTTGTTTTTGAGATGATAACAGAGATAAACATCTTCTTCCCGCCGCAGGAAAGGTATAAATATTTCAGTTATATGTATAAGGATTCCAGCGGATATCAGCCCGGGGGAAGTTTTCTAGGTCCCAATGAAGCCGGCCTTTTCCTGTCGATGGCGGCGGCTATGGCTCTTTATTTTTATAATACCTGCGCTGCAAGACTGAAGAAGTGGTGGATACTGACAATAGTAATTTTAAGTTCCGGTGTGGCAATAACCTTATCGAGAAGCGCATGGCTGTCATTGTTGAGCGTTTATATAATGAACGTTTTTTTCAACGAGAAGAACAGGATTAAGTCATTTTATTATATTTTTACTTTTTTCATATGTTTTGCCATCGGGTTCCAGTTTTTTGACCTGCCGCGGACAGCCTCCGAAAGATTGTTTGACGGCGATACGATTAATGCCAGGATTGAGGTCTTTCACGACGCATTGAATCAGATCAAGGATAACTGGTTGTGCGGCATCGGGTACGATAATTTCCGTTTCAGGCATTTCTGGATGGTAAAAGGCCCCACTCATAATGTATTTACATCTCTGCTTGCCGAACTCGGTATAATCGGGTTGATTCCTTTTGCCGTTATCTTGACAGTTGTTTTCCACCGCTGGAAACTGTATTCGGATATTGACGGTATTGATAAAAGTATCTTAACCATGTTTATCAGCATTTTTGTCGCGTATGTTGTCACGGGTATGGCGCACAGCGTGAATCTTGCATACCATTCGAGTTCATTATTCTGGATTTTTGCCGCGGTTTATTTGAATAACAGAAAAACACTAATAATTGATGATAACGAGAATACTTTTAATAAATAAATTTTTATACCCCCGAGGCGGAGATGCCATCAGCACTCTCGAGGCAGGCCGGCTTCTCGAGGAAAAAGGCCATAAGGTGTATTTCTGGGGAATGAAGCATCCTCTGAATCGGGCGTTTGAGCATGCCGAGTGGTTTGTTGATAATTCGGACCTGAACGCGAAATCAGGTATTTCCTCAAAATTTAAGGCGGCGGCGAATATCCTGTACTCAAGGGAGGCAAAAGAGAAAATCGCTTTTATGCTGGACGAATGCCAACCCGATGTTGTCCATATCAATAATATATCCCATTATGTTTCGCCTTCCATATTACATGTGATAAAGAAGAAGAACATTCCTGTTGTGATGACGCTCAGGGATATGCAGATGGTTTGCCCGACTTATTTGATGCTGTCCGGTAACAGGCTGTGTGAAAAATGTAAAAACGGGCGCTTTTACTGGTGCGTCTTAAGAAAATGCACAAAAGGTTCCTACGCTAAAAGCGTTTTAAATGCCGCTGAGATGTATTTGCACCATAAAATAATGCAT includes these proteins:
- a CDS encoding O-antigen ligase family protein, yielding MKNELMKQFNISETLVSKVYFYGVIALISVLLGILIAVDYHIFILLVLIGLAAIFLFYFDSEYSYVIFFIALIWVPTWVNSYSLFGVRFGILTVNYPLVFLFVFFIRDIIDIYTKKTSPEMNYIDGLIIILFLWTLFSLSKSISPEGKRSFYLFGFPLLYFLFVKYCPLDKKGFILWMKNIVFFSLPMALYLVFEMITEINIFFPPQERYKYFSYMYKDSSGYQPGGSFLGPNEAGLFLSMAAAMALYFYNTCAARLKKWWILTIVILSSGVAITLSRSAWLSLLSVYIMNVFFNEKNRIKSFYYIFTFFICFAIGFQFFDLPRTASERLFDGDTINARIEVFHDALNQIKDNWLCGIGYDNFRFRHFWMVKGPTHNVFTSLLAELGIIGLIPFAVILTVVFHRWKLYSDIDGIDKSILTMFISIFVAYVVTGMAHSVNLAYHSSSLFWIFAAVYLNNRKTLIIDDNENTFNK
- a CDS encoding glycosyltransferase; this encodes MPDRKKIVFTIPNMEGGGAERTVSNLLKYLDRSKYRFFLVLYEKKIKYDIPVDVKVFSLNVSPSGNFFVKIYNYAIRIIKLAAVFRDIKPDTIMSFLTDVNISAILARFLSFSKSRLILSERNSVKAVYSAGYQRTKRFLVRLLYRYADGIVTVSEDISGELMGYGIDKGKITVIHNMVDCRDIAVLSKEEVTETDIFNRSLPVIVTAGSLTRQKNYSLLLDAFKLVLDSIDAKLIILGEGPLLGELKEQAKTLCVEDDVVFAGFQKNPFKYISKSDVFVVTSLWEGFPNVILEAFACGTPVICVDCGNICRGLIKDEINGFIVSGHDDKLLAASIIRLLENSVLLKEFAGGAVVAAGEYDIKKGTSRYEKVIFEK